CTAGGGTGCACAGAAAGATTTAATTTCGGAAAGAACGTTTCTCCGCCTTCTTCGACATCATTTAAGTACATAACAAGCGTACTAATACGATTATTAGCAGCGGATCTACTATGTTCCGCAAAATAATCATAATGCGCTTTATATTGTTGATCCACTTCATAATTTAAAATGTGTAATCCTTCTCCATGCGACGCAGGAACATTCATGATAGATGAAATCCGTTTTTCAATCTTCGCCGTAAGTTCATTATCGTCCAAAAATGCACCACTACTCGTTCGAATATCATTTACATCACGTGATGAACCAACTTTTGAACGTGCTAATTTACTTTTAGACAATTCAATTAATTCATCACACTCTTCATCACTTAATACATTTCCTAACACGACAATAAGAGGTTCTTCGAATTTTGAAATAATTTGTATTTCTCTATCCTCTGTCTTAATTACATTTCCTTTATGATCAAAAATAGTTTGTTCCTTATTTTCACCTATTTGATTGTTGTTTGTCATTTCCCTATTCTCCCTAAAAATAATGATTGGATAGCATGAATATATCATATTCTTTCTACCTTT
This genomic window from Bacillus anthracis str. Vollum contains:
- a CDS encoding 2OG-Fe(II) oxygenase, which produces MTNNNQIGENKEQTIFDHKGNVIKTEDREIQIISKFEEPLIVVLGNVLSDEECDELIELSKSKLARSKVGSSRDVNDIRTSSGAFLDDNELTAKIEKRISSIMNVPASHGEGLHILNYEVDQQYKAHYDYFAEHSRSAANNRISTLVMYLNDVEEGGETFFPKLNLSVHPRKGMAVYFEYFYQDQSLNELTLHGGAPVTKGEKWIATQWVRRGTYK